From Amphritea atlantica, a single genomic window includes:
- the pqqB gene encoding pyrroloquinoline quinone biosynthesis protein PqqB — protein sequence MKIQVLGSAAGGGFPQWNCNCRNCVGYRAGTLNAKSRTQSSIAVSANGEDWILFNTSPDIRQQLADFAPMQPNRAIRDTGIAAIVFMDSQIDHTTGLLMLREGCPHEVWCTDMVYQDLTTGFPIFKMLEHWNGGIKRNRIPVGGSVEEGTNSFVIPQVPELKLTAVALLSSAPPYSPHRNDPHPGDNIGILIEDTRSGKTLFYAPGLGQIEPHLKPIMKDADCLLVDGTIWRDDELLTSGVGDKLGVTMGHLAQSRNEDTGEGGMIDFLDTLEKPRKVLIHINNTNPILDEDSPERAEVVAHGIEVSWDGMGIEL from the coding sequence ATGAAAATACAAGTATTAGGCTCCGCAGCGGGCGGCGGATTTCCTCAGTGGAACTGTAATTGCCGCAACTGTGTCGGCTATCGGGCCGGAACTCTCAATGCAAAATCCCGGACTCAGTCCTCCATCGCGGTGAGTGCCAACGGTGAAGACTGGATTCTGTTTAACACCTCCCCGGATATCCGCCAGCAGTTGGCTGACTTTGCGCCGATGCAGCCGAATCGTGCGATTCGCGATACCGGTATTGCGGCGATTGTCTTTATGGACAGTCAGATCGACCATACCACCGGTCTGCTGATGCTGCGTGAAGGTTGCCCCCATGAGGTCTGGTGTACCGATATGGTGTATCAGGATCTGACCACCGGCTTTCCCATCTTCAAGATGCTGGAACACTGGAATGGCGGCATTAAACGCAACCGCATTCCTGTCGGGGGATCGGTAGAAGAGGGCACTAACAGCTTTGTGATCCCTCAGGTACCCGAACTGAAACTGACAGCGGTTGCGCTGCTCAGCAGTGCACCACCCTATTCACCGCATCGCAACGATCCTCATCCAGGGGACAACATAGGTATCCTGATAGAAGATACCCGCAGCGGCAAAACTCTGTTCTATGCCCCTGGCCTCGGCCAGATTGAGCCCCACCTTAAACCGATTATGAAAGACGCGGACTGCTTGCTGGTTGACGGCACTATCTGGCGTGACGATGAGCTGCTGACCTCAGGTGTTGGCGATAAGCTCGGCGTCACCATGGGCCATCTGGCGCAGTCCCGTAACGAAGACACCGGTGAGGGTGGCATGATCGATTTTCTGGATACGTTAGAAAAACCCCGGAAAGTGCTGATCCATATTAACAATACCAATCCGATTCTGGATGAAGACTCTCCGGAGCGGGCCGAAGTGGTCGCCCACGGTATCGAAGTCTCCTGGGACGGAATGGGTATAGAACTCTGA
- the pqqC gene encoding pyrroloquinoline-quinone synthase PqqC: MNAQMKDVQPPMSRDEFEQALRAKSAYYHTQHPYHVAMYNGSCTKEQIQGWVANRFYYQISIPVKDAAIMANCPDRDVRRHWVQRVLDHDGYDGAVGGIEAWLQLGEAVGLTREEILSQEHVLPGVRFAVDAYVNFARRASWQEAASSSLTEMFAPTIHQNRLDSWPGHYPWIKEEGYQYFRNRLTEARRDVVHGLEITLDYYKTREQQEKMLNILQFKLDVLWTMLDSMTMAYELKRPPYHTVTDEKVYHKGLFA; the protein is encoded by the coding sequence ATGAATGCACAGATGAAAGATGTCCAGCCACCCATGAGCCGGGATGAGTTTGAGCAGGCGTTGCGGGCTAAAAGTGCTTACTACCATACGCAACACCCGTATCACGTTGCCATGTATAACGGCAGCTGCACCAAAGAGCAGATCCAGGGCTGGGTCGCTAACCGTTTTTACTATCAGATCTCGATTCCGGTGAAAGATGCGGCGATTATGGCCAACTGTCCCGACCGCGATGTGCGGCGTCACTGGGTGCAGCGGGTGCTGGACCATGATGGCTATGATGGCGCGGTCGGTGGTATCGAAGCCTGGCTGCAGCTGGGTGAAGCAGTGGGCCTGACCCGTGAAGAGATTCTGTCGCAGGAGCATGTGCTGCCCGGTGTTCGCTTTGCCGTGGATGCCTATGTCAACTTTGCCCGCCGGGCGAGCTGGCAGGAAGCCGCCAGCTCCTCGCTGACAGAGATGTTTGCACCAACGATCCATCAGAATCGTCTGGACAGCTGGCCGGGCCACTATCCCTGGATTAAAGAGGAGGGCTATCAGTACTTCCGTAACCGTCTGACCGAAGCTCGCCGCGATGTGGTACATGGGCTGGAGATCACCCTGGATTACTATAAAACCCGCGAACAGCAGGAAAAGATGCTCAACATCCTGCAGTTTAAACTGGATGTGCTGTGGACCATGCTGGACTCGATGACCATGGCCTATGAACTTAAACGTCCACCGTATCATACGGTGACTGACGAGAAGGTTTACCACAAAGGATTGTTTGCATGA
- the pqqD gene encoding pyrroloquinoline quinone biosynthesis peptide chaperone PqqD — MSSPANAPAITPDQTPVLNWMFRFQWEKAQDSYVLLYPEGMVKLNGPAGEVLALVDGQRTAADIIQTLQAKFPDAEGIDRDILDFLGDAREQLWITL; from the coding sequence ATGAGCAGCCCGGCGAACGCTCCCGCGATAACGCCGGATCAGACCCCGGTGCTCAACTGGATGTTCCGCTTCCAGTGGGAGAAGGCGCAGGACAGCTATGTGCTGCTCTATCCGGAAGGCATGGTTAAGCTGAACGGCCCGGCCGGTGAAGTGCTGGCGCTGGTGGACGGTCAGCGGACTGCAGCGGATATTATCCAGACACTGCAGGCCAAGTTTCCCGATGCTGAGGGGATCGACCGTGATATTCTGGATTTCTTAGGAGACGCCCGTGAGCAACTCTGGATCACCCTGTAA
- the pqqE gene encoding pyrroloquinoline quinone biosynthesis protein PqqE — protein MSNSGSPCNGQPSQAPSLSSVPTHGQPLWLLAELTYKCPLQCPYCSNPLDFANFETELTTQQWLDVFQQGRELGAVQLGFSGGEPLVRQDLTELIAGASEMGYYTNLITSGVGLNERKMAEFQQAGLDHIQVSFQASDESVNTMLAGSKKAFKQKLKMAREVKAQGYPMVLNFVTHRHNIDRIDRIIELCVELEADYVELATCQYYGWAVENVKQLLPTREQLERAERITNEYRDKLAAAGNPIKLIFVTPDYYEERPKKCMNGWGQVFLTVTPDGKALPCHSARMLPIEFPNVTEMTLQQIWDESPGFNHFRGDGWMKEPCRSCDEKEDDFGGCHCQAYMLTGDMHNADPVCSKSEHHELILNARAKAETVTDNPAEFVYRNERNSRIIATDSLTDSLVKSSVD, from the coding sequence GTGAGCAACTCTGGATCACCCTGTAACGGTCAGCCTTCACAGGCACCGTCCTTAAGCAGTGTCCCAACCCATGGCCAGCCACTCTGGTTGCTGGCCGAGCTGACCTATAAGTGTCCGTTGCAGTGCCCTTACTGTTCTAACCCCCTCGACTTTGCCAATTTTGAGACGGAGCTGACGACCCAACAATGGCTCGATGTTTTCCAGCAGGGACGAGAATTAGGGGCGGTGCAGCTGGGCTTCTCTGGTGGTGAACCGCTGGTGCGACAGGATCTGACAGAGCTGATCGCCGGAGCCAGTGAGATGGGGTATTACACTAACCTCATCACCTCAGGGGTGGGCCTGAATGAGCGAAAGATGGCAGAGTTTCAACAGGCGGGGCTGGACCATATTCAGGTCAGTTTTCAGGCCAGTGACGAGTCAGTTAACACTATGCTGGCGGGTTCAAAGAAAGCGTTTAAGCAAAAACTGAAGATGGCTCGGGAGGTCAAGGCACAGGGTTATCCTATGGTGCTGAACTTTGTCACGCACCGGCATAATATTGACCGGATCGACCGCATCATTGAGCTCTGTGTTGAACTTGAAGCGGATTACGTTGAGCTGGCCACCTGTCAGTACTATGGCTGGGCTGTTGAAAATGTTAAACAGTTGCTGCCAACCCGTGAACAACTGGAAAGGGCTGAACGGATCACCAATGAATACCGGGATAAACTAGCCGCGGCGGGCAATCCGATTAAACTGATTTTTGTCACGCCGGATTACTATGAAGAGCGGCCCAAAAAGTGTATGAACGGTTGGGGCCAGGTGTTTCTGACGGTAACGCCGGATGGTAAGGCGTTACCTTGTCACAGCGCACGCATGCTGCCGATCGAGTTTCCTAATGTGACAGAGATGACGTTACAGCAGATCTGGGATGAAAGTCCGGGGTTTAACCACTTTCGTGGCGATGGCTGGATGAAAGAGCCCTGTCGAAGTTGTGATGAAAAGGAAGATGATTTTGGTGGCTGTCATTGTCAGGCTTATATGCTGACCGGGGATATGCACAATGCTGATCCTGTGTGTAGTAAGTCGGAGCATCACGAACTGATTCTGAATGCCCGTGCTAAGGCTGAAACGGTTACCGATAATCCGGCTGAATTCGTCTACCGAAATGAGCGTAATTCGCGGATTATTGCGACCGATAGCCTTACTGATAGTCTTGTTAAATCCTCTGTGGACTAA
- the hpaD gene encoding 3,4-dihydroxyphenylacetate 2,3-dioxygenase codes for MGELVLAAKVTHVPSMFISEKEGPLHGIRESAIQGLRRIGDMCRELKVDTIVISDTHWLVNAGFHINAKPDMSGVFTSTEFPHFLNNMEYSHTGDPELGQQIAEIATANGVTTLCHHDVDTLQLQYGTLVPLRYLGIGNDIKVVSVAGWMYDADLEESKQVGEAILEAINKSDKRVAFLASGSLSHRIPPNKVVGDYMFKISEPLNQETDLMVLDMWKSGKHKAFLDILPKYAKDCAGEGGMHDTAMLFGLLGWDKYEGCAEIMTEYFPSSGTGQCNVVFPV; via the coding sequence ATGGGCGAACTGGTTCTGGCAGCAAAAGTAACGCATGTGCCTTCGATGTTTATCTCCGAAAAAGAGGGGCCACTGCACGGTATTCGTGAATCAGCGATACAGGGGCTGCGCCGTATTGGTGATATGTGCCGCGAGCTTAAAGTGGATACCATCGTGATTTCGGACACCCATTGGCTGGTGAATGCTGGCTTTCATATTAATGCTAAACCCGATATGTCCGGGGTGTTTACCAGTACTGAGTTCCCACACTTCCTCAATAATATGGAGTACAGCCATACCGGTGATCCCGAACTCGGGCAGCAAATTGCTGAGATCGCTACAGCCAATGGCGTCACCACTCTTTGCCACCACGATGTTGATACGCTGCAGCTGCAATACGGCACTCTGGTTCCGTTACGTTATCTGGGTATCGGCAATGATATTAAAGTCGTGTCTGTCGCGGGCTGGATGTATGACGCCGATCTGGAAGAGTCGAAGCAGGTAGGCGAAGCGATTCTTGAGGCGATCAACAAGTCAGATAAGCGGGTGGCCTTCCTGGCCAGTGGATCGCTGTCACACCGAATCCCACCGAACAAAGTGGTCGGCGACTACATGTTTAAAATCAGTGAGCCACTGAATCAGGAAACCGATCTGATGGTGCTGGATATGTGGAAATCAGGCAAGCACAAAGCGTTTCTCGATATCCTACCGAAATACGCTAAAGACTGTGCCGGTGAAGGCGGTATGCACGACACAGCAATGCTGTTCGGCCTGCTGGGCTGGGACAAATATGAAGGCTGTGCAGAGATTATGACCGAATACTTCCCCAGCTCCGGCACCGGACAGTGCAACGTAGTCTTCCCGGTCTGA
- a CDS encoding AraC family transcriptional regulator ligand-binding domain-containing protein has translation MNTHLQSNPQTQINSKQSSTVVGGWSVAVGRALDSLGYNGAELLHAAGVDISQKRNTDVRFSSDHTRALWALALTETGQENIGLQVARYVCPTTFHALGFSLWASNSLFDALRRMVRFEVLLNDGCHLSLDKIGEEDFDFIMTVRHSDSRPLVAPEGVDYFLGAVVKMFRDMSDDEFSPAAVSFTRQKPDNPGLWERYFNCPVSFGAPDNRLQLSADSLIKDLPTGNTLLAEQNDKLVEDYLHRLQMADLCGQVRSALIDLMPLGLTTLEAVASELKMAPRTLQYKLTQSGTTIQALRDQIREELARKYLQHSRQSITQIAYSLGFSDPAHLNRAFKRWSGETPTAFRARHL, from the coding sequence ATGAACACACATCTGCAATCAAACCCACAGACTCAGATCAATAGCAAACAATCATCCACAGTTGTCGGTGGCTGGTCTGTGGCTGTCGGGCGGGCGCTGGATTCTCTGGGATACAATGGTGCTGAACTTCTGCACGCAGCGGGTGTGGATATATCACAAAAGCGCAATACGGATGTTCGCTTCAGCTCCGACCATACCCGCGCGCTCTGGGCTCTGGCACTCACAGAAACAGGTCAGGAGAATATCGGTTTACAGGTTGCGCGCTATGTCTGCCCCACTACCTTTCATGCCCTGGGTTTCTCTCTGTGGGCCAGCAACAGTCTGTTCGATGCACTCCGGCGAATGGTTCGCTTTGAAGTATTGCTCAATGACGGCTGCCACTTATCTTTGGATAAAATCGGGGAGGAAGATTTTGATTTCATCATGACCGTCCGGCACTCCGATAGCCGCCCGTTGGTTGCCCCTGAAGGGGTCGATTATTTTCTCGGCGCAGTGGTGAAGATGTTCAGGGATATGTCTGATGACGAGTTTTCTCCTGCGGCGGTCAGCTTTACCCGCCAGAAACCGGACAACCCCGGGTTATGGGAGCGTTATTTCAACTGCCCCGTCAGCTTTGGAGCGCCCGACAACCGGTTACAGTTAAGCGCTGATTCACTGATAAAAGACCTGCCAACCGGGAATACACTGTTGGCAGAGCAGAACGATAAACTGGTTGAAGACTATCTTCACCGTTTACAGATGGCCGATCTCTGCGGGCAGGTCAGAAGTGCACTGATAGACCTGATGCCACTGGGACTGACGACACTGGAAGCGGTTGCCTCTGAGTTAAAGATGGCGCCCCGAACACTGCAATATAAACTCACCCAGTCTGGCACGACGATTCAAGCGTTACGGGATCAGATCCGCGAAGAGCTTGCCCGAAAATATCTGCAACACTCCCGCCAGAGTATTACCCAGATCGCCTATTCTCTGGGGTTCTCAGATCCTGCACACCTGAACCGGGCCTTTAAACGCTGGAGCGGAGAAACCCCGACAGCGTTCCGTGCCCGTCACCTTTAA
- a CDS encoding 2OG-Fe dioxygenase family protein, whose product METSVVNNTVQNLPQTYIPQQGIYQKSDVQSPGKYWDDRVYEAVRCGSWSKTDVHHRVNLQGWLPYLKQLPRDPYVDSRWKRMSWFYLNQSGEPVVVPDCPMAQAGAFNDAETMADKVRHYAPLEDDFIRRKDVSEFIKGWAGLWDIQPGEPILMQINGVRGNALTDPLQGQGIHKDGSQFLSVLVINRENVSGGTSLLSFDKQGQQEIISGDLAPGEILHIRDDQIYHSVSGVKPLDASQPFERFIIIINCRFNDSFQNRILREYFPGAVLNEW is encoded by the coding sequence ATGGAAACGTCAGTCGTAAATAATACTGTTCAGAACCTCCCTCAAACCTATATTCCACAGCAGGGTATTTATCAAAAGTCAGACGTTCAGTCGCCAGGAAAATACTGGGATGACCGGGTATATGAAGCGGTGCGCTGTGGTAGCTGGAGCAAAACAGATGTTCACCACCGGGTTAACCTGCAGGGCTGGTTACCCTATCTGAAACAACTCCCCCGGGATCCTTATGTGGACAGCCGCTGGAAGCGGATGTCCTGGTTCTATCTGAATCAGTCCGGTGAGCCTGTTGTCGTGCCGGACTGTCCGATGGCCCAGGCGGGTGCGTTTAATGATGCTGAAACCATGGCGGATAAAGTCCGCCACTATGCGCCGCTGGAAGATGACTTTATCCGGCGCAAAGATGTCTCTGAGTTTATCAAAGGCTGGGCCGGGCTTTGGGATATTCAGCCTGGCGAACCTATTCTGATGCAGATAAATGGTGTGCGGGGGAACGCGTTAACTGATCCGTTACAGGGGCAGGGGATCCATAAGGATGGCAGCCAGTTTCTCAGTGTGTTGGTGATTAACCGTGAAAATGTCAGTGGCGGAACCAGTTTATTGTCGTTTGATAAACAGGGGCAGCAGGAGATTATCTCGGGTGACCTGGCGCCGGGAGAGATCCTGCATATACGCGATGATCAGATCTACCACAGTGTCAGTGGTGTGAAGCCGCTTGATGCCAGCCAGCCATTTGAGCGGTTTATTATTATCATAAACTGTCGCTTTAATGATTCGTTTCAGAACCGCATACTCAGGGAATATTTTCCCGGAGCAGTTTTGAACGAATGGTAA
- a CDS encoding trimeric intracellular cation channel family protein, producing MPFDITAVVNIMGLSAVAVFAISGALDAARQKMDILGFMLIGTATGLGGGTLRDLVLGNLPVLWIREPMWIIICLVASAVTYFIAPKLVSLSRALIWMDAIGIALFGVVGTKIGLDFGTSPLIAVCMGVMTGSFGGIARDLLCGSNLTLMNEELYITTMMAGSVTYLTLNSFNLPNSYDLVGGFVVAFVLRALAIRFHIKLPNIYRKTQQD from the coding sequence ATGCCATTCGATATTACCGCTGTTGTGAATATCATGGGATTATCGGCAGTGGCGGTATTTGCCATCTCCGGTGCGCTGGATGCCGCCCGTCAGAAGATGGATATTCTCGGCTTCATGCTAATCGGCACTGCAACCGGGCTGGGAGGCGGCACGCTTCGCGATCTGGTGCTGGGCAACCTGCCGGTGCTCTGGATTCGGGAACCTATGTGGATCATTATCTGTCTGGTGGCATCCGCCGTCACTTACTTTATCGCACCTAAACTGGTTTCGCTTTCACGTGCGCTGATCTGGATGGATGCTATCGGTATTGCACTTTTTGGCGTAGTGGGCACTAAGATCGGACTCGATTTTGGCACATCGCCTCTGATTGCCGTGTGTATGGGTGTAATGACCGGCAGCTTTGGCGGTATTGCCCGGGATCTGCTCTGTGGCAGCAACCTGACACTGATGAATGAAGAACTGTATATCACCACCATGATGGCAGGGTCTGTCACCTATCTGACGCTTAACTCATTCAACCTGCCCAACAGTTACGATCTAGTGGGCGGTTTTGTGGTAGCTTTTGTGCTTCGGGCGCTGGCGATCCGGTTTCATATTAAACTGCCAAATATCTATCGCAAAACGCAACAGGACTGA
- a CDS encoding diguanylate cyclase → MKSNPQSHQSLYRSIRHRYLLGVLIIAVLSTAAYYTLLSSLSDSESTAYIVNLSGRQRMLSQHIALDAHRIYDAMLAGSPASDELTSQMRRNIHDMEAANHKLSSGLLSENWTVDLSTPCREIYFGRMNLYARVDTYLNLAAMLLSSSRHKDAQLYFEQINNSSEQLLTDLNTAVNQYQLEGEQRLNRLENLELLVWITTLIALLLEIVFIFRPMLSIVYASLKAQTEALESLEEIVESRTLKLEISNKKLKDIATHDPLTKLRNRLTLESDIESLIGLSKTHQIHFALCMIDIDHFKHVNDSYGHQAGDYILQELALLLKQETREYDHIYRAGGEEFVLVLNRIDFKEATDKLERIRLAIQQNTFIYGDNIIPLTISAGIYHSNQFVLSKVHDIFRIADTALYAAKHAGRNCIRIAQRENDDISLAKESSTVDN, encoded by the coding sequence ATGAAGTCCAATCCACAGAGTCACCAATCACTGTACCGTTCTATCCGCCACCGTTATCTGCTGGGCGTTTTGATTATTGCGGTTCTCTCAACCGCTGCCTATTACACCCTGCTGTCATCTTTGTCTGATTCAGAAAGCACCGCCTACATCGTCAACCTTTCGGGTCGTCAGCGCATGCTGAGTCAGCATATCGCTCTGGATGCTCACCGTATATATGATGCCATGCTTGCCGGCAGCCCTGCATCAGATGAACTGACTTCTCAGATGAGGAGAAATATCCATGATATGGAAGCGGCAAATCATAAACTATCGTCAGGCTTACTGTCGGAAAACTGGACCGTTGATCTATCCACTCCCTGCAGGGAAATCTATTTTGGCAGGATGAATCTTTATGCCAGGGTAGACACATACCTTAACCTTGCTGCGATGCTACTGAGCAGTAGTCGTCATAAGGATGCCCAGTTATATTTTGAACAGATCAACAACTCGTCTGAACAATTGTTAACAGACCTGAATACCGCAGTTAACCAGTATCAGTTGGAGGGGGAGCAGCGCCTCAACAGACTTGAAAATCTTGAACTGCTTGTCTGGATTACTACGCTGATCGCATTGCTTTTGGAGATAGTGTTTATCTTCAGACCGATGCTCTCAATCGTCTACGCCTCACTGAAAGCCCAGACTGAAGCACTGGAAAGTCTTGAAGAGATAGTAGAATCACGCACTTTAAAGCTGGAAATCAGCAATAAAAAACTTAAAGATATCGCCACTCATGATCCGTTAACCAAGCTCAGAAACCGCCTGACCCTCGAGAGTGACATAGAATCCTTAATCGGGTTGAGTAAAACTCATCAGATTCACTTTGCCCTCTGTATGATCGATATAGATCACTTCAAGCACGTAAATGATTCCTATGGCCATCAGGCAGGTGACTACATCTTACAAGAACTGGCGCTGCTGCTGAAACAGGAAACACGGGAGTATGATCATATCTATCGGGCCGGAGGCGAAGAGTTTGTACTGGTGCTGAATAGAATTGATTTTAAAGAGGCAACCGATAAACTTGAGAGGATACGCTTGGCAATTCAGCAAAATACTTTCATATACGGTGATAACATCATCCCATTAACCATAAGCGCGGGTATCTACCACAGTAATCAGTTTGTGCTATCTAAGGTCCATGATATTTTTCGGATTGCAGATACGGCACTATATGCTGCTAAACATGCTGGCCGAAACTGTATTCGTATTGCACAGCGCGAAAACGACGATATCAGCCTAGCAAAAGAAAGCAGTACGGTTGATAACTGA
- the sbcD gene encoding exonuclease subunit SbcD, which produces MKLLHTSDWHLGQSFFTQTRKAEHQAFLDWLLEQITAHDIDAVIVAGDIFDTGTPPSYAREMYNRFIVAISRLNCTLVALGGNHDSVSTLNESKQLVACLNTHVVASVVTPEITNDATDSAEQQSEQIIELNNHQGETGAILCAIPFIRPRDVIRSNAGESGLEKRQALGEAIKQHYHQLYQAALTLRAEKQLDVPIIATGHLTALGVSQSDSVRDIYIGTLDGFAADGFPPADYIALGHIHRPQIVAKSEHIRYSGSPIPLSFDELKTAKQVVLVEFNGSKRVSVEPLDVPVFQPMGVIKGDLSTIEARLKAFETVSSDQPVWLCIEVETQDYLSDLPQRVQALTDDLPVEVLQLRRSRNTAGQTLQQIERETLAELTPEDVFAKRLELENFDSETEQLRLGRITEQFRQILSEVQNPEQNI; this is translated from the coding sequence ATGAAGCTCCTGCATACCTCTGACTGGCATTTGGGCCAGAGTTTTTTTACTCAAACCCGTAAGGCTGAACATCAGGCCTTTCTCGACTGGTTGCTGGAACAGATCACGGCCCATGATATCGATGCGGTGATCGTTGCCGGTGATATATTCGATACCGGTACACCGCCGAGTTATGCACGGGAGATGTACAATCGCTTTATCGTCGCCATCAGCCGATTGAATTGTACGCTGGTGGCTTTGGGGGGTAACCATGATTCAGTATCGACCCTCAATGAATCGAAACAGCTGGTGGCCTGTCTGAATACCCATGTGGTTGCCAGTGTCGTCACGCCTGAGATTACAAACGACGCTACAGACAGCGCTGAGCAGCAATCTGAACAGATTATTGAACTGAATAACCACCAGGGAGAAACGGGGGCTATTCTCTGTGCGATCCCTTTTATCCGCCCCCGGGATGTGATTCGAAGTAACGCGGGTGAGTCCGGTCTGGAGAAACGTCAGGCGTTAGGTGAGGCGATAAAGCAGCATTATCATCAGTTGTATCAGGCCGCGCTGACGCTCAGAGCGGAAAAACAGCTGGATGTTCCTATTATAGCCACTGGTCATCTGACCGCGCTGGGGGTGAGTCAGTCGGACTCGGTGCGTGATATCTATATAGGCACTCTGGATGGCTTTGCCGCGGATGGTTTTCCTCCGGCGGACTATATCGCTCTGGGACATATCCACAGGCCGCAGATCGTCGCTAAGTCAGAGCATATTCGTTATAGCGGATCACCCATCCCGCTGAGTTTTGATGAACTTAAAACCGCGAAACAAGTGGTGCTAGTTGAATTTAATGGCAGTAAACGGGTTTCTGTTGAGCCTCTTGATGTACCTGTTTTTCAGCCGATGGGTGTCATAAAAGGGGATCTCAGCACCATCGAGGCCCGTTTGAAAGCGTTTGAAACGGTGTCCTCTGATCAGCCTGTCTGGTTGTGTATAGAGGTTGAAACGCAGGATTACTTGTCAGACCTGCCGCAACGGGTTCAGGCGCTGACTGACGATCTGCCGGTTGAAGTGCTGCAGCTTAGGCGCTCACGCAATACTGCCGGACAGACGCTGCAGCAGATTGAACGTGAAACCCTGGCGGAGTTAACCCCTGAAGATGTGTTTGCCAAGCGACTGGAGTTGGAAAACTTTGACAGTGAAACGGAGCAGTTGCGACTCGGCCGGATAACAGAGCAGTTTCGACAGATTCTGTCAGAGGTTCAGAATCCGGAGCAGAACATATGA
- a CDS encoding porin → MGAAFGVSHTAYAEDSYNIDYFGNLDIGVHSHQLSGQDSKFEVDGGMLSTSYAGVRANAPLSESLTLNAEIASFFRLDDGDITRGLDGEGAFSRAAWAGIKGGFGSIRLGRISTLNFINTIRFNPFGASPKFSPSFMHNYVGSPAQPMSTGMGGSDSGWDNTINYTTPKLAGAVLSLSYAPDEDSTRGERMGGSITVGGYPFAAVLSVEKITDASITYPMALTTLATAFPVFTAQQYSTRQLGTSYDFKTFKLFGQLSRSKVEGMRAGGAQNYEIKMAQFGISVPAGPGVAKASFANSTMDRSWGADLKRDTLTVGYDYTLSDNAIWYTRYMHDKVSDLSVGNSYAMGVNYSF, encoded by the coding sequence TTGGGTGCTGCCTTCGGTGTTAGTCACACCGCTTATGCAGAGGATAGTTATAATATCGATTACTTTGGCAACCTTGATATTGGCGTACACTCTCATCAACTGAGCGGTCAGGATTCTAAGTTTGAAGTGGACGGTGGAATGCTGTCAACATCTTATGCCGGAGTACGCGCGAATGCACCGCTGAGTGAATCGTTAACCTTGAATGCTGAAATCGCCAGTTTTTTCCGACTTGATGATGGAGACATAACCCGTGGCCTTGATGGTGAAGGAGCGTTTAGTCGCGCTGCATGGGCCGGGATTAAAGGTGGGTTTGGTTCTATACGTCTGGGCCGGATCAGCACCCTGAACTTTATTAATACCATTCGTTTTAACCCGTTTGGCGCGTCGCCTAAATTTAGTCCTAGTTTTATGCATAACTATGTAGGCAGTCCCGCCCAGCCGATGTCTACTGGCATGGGCGGCAGCGATAGCGGCTGGGATAACACCATTAATTATACTACCCCTAAACTGGCCGGTGCTGTTTTATCTTTGTCATATGCGCCGGATGAAGACAGTACCCGGGGAGAAAGGATGGGGGGAAGTATCACTGTCGGCGGATACCCTTTTGCTGCGGTTCTGTCGGTAGAGAAGATTACTGATGCATCGATAACGTATCCAATGGCGTTGACTACACTGGCTACAGCGTTTCCGGTGTTTACAGCACAGCAATACAGTACCCGACAACTGGGTACATCCTATGATTTCAAAACGTTTAAACTCTTTGGTCAGCTGAGCCGTTCTAAAGTGGAAGGTATGCGTGCGGGTGGTGCGCAAAACTATGAGATTAAGATGGCGCAGTTTGGCATATCTGTCCCTGCGGGACCGGGAGTCGCCAAAGCCTCTTTTGCCAACAGCACGATGGACAGAAGCTGGGGGGCGGATCTTAAAAGGGACACTCTGACAGTGGGGTATGATTACACCCTTTCGGATAATGCAATCTGGTATACACGTTATATGCACGATAAGGTCTCAGATCTGTCCGTTGGCAACAGTTATGCCATGGGTGTGAACTATTCTTTCTGA